The Actinomycetota bacterium genome segment CGTCGACCGGCCCCGACGGGGTCGGGACCCTCACCTCCTCGGGTCCGAACCGGCCCTCGGAGGCCAACGCCTCCCGGGCGTGCGGGAGGAGTGCGCCGCCCTCCGGCCGCTCCATGAGCGGGAAGAGCGATCCGCCCATCGAGCCGAAGAGAGCCTCGGCGGCCGGGTTCTGCTCCACGACCCGCAGTTGGCTGTCGCAGATCACGATGGCGTCCGGTGCGCCGGCCACGACCGCCTCGTTGCGCTGGGCGAGGTCGGCCGCTCGGCTCGCGGTCTCCTCGTGGTGGCGGGCGAACCGGCCCAGCAGCCAGCCGAGTGAGCCGAAGAGCACCGGGGTGCCCAGGACCACGTCCAGCGTCACCGGCTGGTTCCGAAGCAGGACCGCGGCCACGGCCAGCCAGGCTCCGACCGCGGCGCCGGCCCACCCGGCCCAACGGGCACCGACGACGAAGGCGACGAGCACGACCGGCCACAGCAGGATCGGCGCGGCCTCGACCACACCCCCGAGCGAGACGATCGCGCTCAGCGCCACGCCGTCGCACGCGGCGACGAAGCCGGCCTTGCGTCTCCACCCGGCGCTCGTACGGCGCAGGAGGAGGGCGGAGGATGCCACCGCCATCGCGGATGCCCCTAGGCACAGCCCCTTCGCCGCGATCGGCGCGAGAGCCATCGACAGCCCGACGCAGCCGAGGAGGAGACGCGCCACGAGCACCCTCTGGACGAAGAGCGGCGCGTGATGCGGCTCCCGGGGCGTGGGGGCGGCCATCCTCGTGCAGCCGGACGGCGGGAGGTCACTCAGGTCCCATACCACCGGGACGGCCCTCGTCGTGTCCGGGATGCCCGGACGCACCACAGTCGTCCCCTTCACGCCCTGGTCATCGGCAGTCCACGCTCCGGTCCGTCCCCCCATTCCGGGGGACGAGGGCGTGCATCCCCCACCCGGTGCTAGGTTCGAGCCATGCGGGTGACGGCCAACGGCAGCCCCCTCGAGCTCCCCGAGGACTCGACCGTGGAGGACGCGGTCCGGGAGCTGGGGCTCGGCCGGAACTGGGTCGTGGTGGAGCGCAACGGGGAGGCCGTCCCTCGGTCGGAGGCGGGTCGGGTCCGGCTGGGGGAGGGGGACGTCCTGGAGATCGTCCGGCCGGTCCAGGGCGGATGAGCCCGCTCGACGACGTCCGCCTGTACCTGGTGGCCGGGCCGTCCTTCGGCGCGCACCGGATAGGGCCGGTCGTGGAGGCCGGGGTGGGGATCGTCCAGCTGCGCG includes the following:
- the thiS gene encoding sulfur carrier protein ThiS; its protein translation is MRVTANGSPLELPEDSTVEDAVRELGLGRNWVVVERNGEAVPRSEAGRVRLGEGDVLEIVRPVQGG